In a single window of the Arachis hypogaea cultivar Tifrunner chromosome 6, arahy.Tifrunner.gnm2.J5K5, whole genome shotgun sequence genome:
- the LOC112696863 gene encoding probable arabinosyltransferase ARAD1 encodes MAERNVSHSHFKVVSRNSLLSFFSLITMLFMMSWLFILRSTRPEDNPNAIDRNALPDSNQFSTINTESPFGNRAILGNEQDLEPTSHETKKTLPDETNDSGKCSTKPRTRGKKSVLKIFMYDLPSEFHFGLLDWKEDGHGVWPDLRTKLPHYPGGLNLQHSIEYWLTLDLLASEQLPESSDSRSAIRVHNSSEADVIFVPFFSSLSYNRFSRTDPHEKRSNNKVLQEKVVKFVTAQLEWKRSGGRDHVILAHHPNSMLDARTKLWPATFILSDFGRYPPNIANVEKDVIAPYKHVVECYENDSSTFDSRPTLLYFQGAIYRKDGGHVRQELFYLLKEEKDVHFSFGSAQKGGVKDASAGMRSSKFCLNIAGDTPSSNRLFDAIASHCVPVIISDEIELPYEDAIDYTDFCIFVRTRDALKKRFLIDFVRSVKKDEWTRMWNRLKQVQKYYEFQFPSKEADAVQMIWQAVARKAPLMRLKTNKSRRFFRSVYGTNMGNVRVKSSLPTPKNFW; translated from the exons ATGGCTGAGAGGAATGTGTCACACTCACATTTCAAGGTTGTTTCTAGAAACTCCTTACTCTCCTTCTTTTCATTGATAACTATGTTGTTCATGATGTCATGGCTCTTCATTCTCCGATCCACCCGACCGGAGGACAATCCTAATGCGATCGACCGCAATGCGTTACCTGATTCCAATCAATTCTCCACCATCAACACCGAGTCTCCGTTTGGAAACCGTGCAATCCTCGGCAATGAACAAGATTTAGAACCAACTAGCCATGAGACCAAGAAAACATTGCCTGATGAAACAAATGATTCTGGAAAATGCAGCACCAAACCAAGAACAAGGGGCAAAAAAAGTGTCCTAAAAATTTTCATGTATGATTTACCTTCTGAGTTTCATTTTGGACTATTGGATTGGAAAGAAGACGGGCATGGTGTTTGGCCTGATCTCAGAACAAAATTACCACATTACCCCGGTGGATTGAACTTGCAGCATAGCATAGAGTATTGGCTTACTCTGGATCTTCTTGCTTCAGAGCAGCTACCTGAATCCTCGGATTCAAGAAGTGCAATCCGAGTTCATAACTCGAGCGAAGCCGACGTCATATTCGTCCCATTCTTCTCTTCTCTGAGCTACAACCGGTTCTCACGAACCGATCCGCACGAGAAGAGAAGCAATAACAAGGTGCTTCAGGAGAAAGTGGTGAAGTTCGTGACGGCGCAATTAGAATGGAAGAGGTCAGGGGGGAGGGATCATGTGATCTTAGCACATCATCCGAATAGTATGTTGGATGCAAGGACGAAATTGTGGCCTGCTACCTTCATACTTTCGGATTTCGGAAGGTATCCTCCCAACATTGCCAATGTTGAGAAAGATGTGATTGCACCTTACAAGCATGTTGTTGAATGCTATGAAAACGATTCATCTACCTTTGATAGCCGTCCAACTCTTCTCTACTTCCAAGGAGCAATATATAGAAAAGAT GGAGGGCACGTAAGGCAAGAGCTATTTTACCTCTTAAAAGAGGAAAAGGACGTACACTTCTCATTCGGGAGCGCTCAAAAAGGAGGAGTCAAGGACGCATCCGCCGGCATGCGGTCATCGAAATTCTGCCTGAACATAGCCGGCGACACGCCGTCGTCGAACCGCCTATTCGACGCCATAGCAAGCCACTGTGTCCCGGTGATCATCAGCGACGAGATTGAGCTCCCATACGAGGATGCAATCGACTACACCGACTTCTGCATATTCGTCCGCACCAGGGACGCTCTCAAGAAAAGGTTCCTCATAGATTTCGTCAGGAGCGTTAAAAAGGATGAGTGGACTAGAATGTGGAATAGGTTGAAGCAGGTTCAAAAGTACTATGAGTTTCAGTTCCCTTCCAAGGAAGCTGATGCTGTTCAGATGATTTGGCAGGCTGTGGCACGTAAGGCTCCTCTCATGAGGTTGAAAACAAACAAGTCTAGAAGATTTTTTAGGTCTGTTTATGGTACTAATATGGGCAATGTTAGGGTTAAATCATCATTACCTACACCCAAAAACTTTTGGTGa
- the LOC112696864 gene encoding NADH--cytochrome b5 reductase 1, translating into MVFTPEDQILVGLAVAVVAIGVGAFYIYSSKKPKACLDPEKFKEFKLVKRLQLSHNVAKFTFALPTPTSVLGLPIGQHISCRGKDSQGEEVIKPYTPTTLDSDVGHFELVIKMYPQGRMSHHFREMKVGDYLAVKGPKGRFKYQPGEVRAFGMLAGGSGITPMFQVARAILENPQDKTKVHLIYANVTYEDILLKDELDGLVANHPGQFKVYYVLNQPPESWSGGVGFVSKEMIQAHCPSPATDIKILRCGPPPMNKAMAGHLEALGYAPEMQFQF; encoded by the exons ATGGTTTTCACGCCCGAGGATCAGATTCTCGTGGGTTTGGCCGTTGCTGTTGTGGCCATTGGTGTTGGTGCTTTCTACATCTACTCATCCAAGAAGCCCAAAG CTTGCTTGGACCCAGAGAAGTTCAAGGAGTTCAAGCTTGTCAAGCGTCTACAACTGAGCCATAATGTGGCAAAGTTCACATTTGCGCTTCCAACACCGACTTCTGTTTTGGGTCTTCCAATTGGGCAACACATAAGTTGCAG GGGTAAGGATAGCCAGGGTGAGGAGGTTATCAAACCATATACCCCTACTACTTTGGATTCAGATGTTGGACATTTTGAACTTGTTATTAAG ATGTACCCACAAGGTAGGATGTCACACCATTTCCGTGAGATGAAGGTTGGTGACTATCTTGCTGTAAAAGGACCCAAG GGACGTTTCAAGTACCAACCTGGCGAAGTTAGGGCCTTTGGGATGCTTGCTGGAGGATCTGGAATCACTCCAATGTTCCAG GTTGCTAGGGCTATTTTAGAAAACCCACAAGACAAGACTAAGGTTCACCTTATCTATGCCAATGTGACATATGAGGACATTCTTTTAAAG GATGAACTTGATGGCCTTGTTGCTAACCATCCAGGTCAGTTCAAGGTGTACTATGTCTTAAATCAG CCTCCTGAATCATGGAGCGGTGGTGTCGGATTCGTCTCAAAAGAAATGATTCAAGCTCATTGCCCTTCTCCAGCAACTGATATTAAG ATCTTAAGATGTGGGCCACCACCAATGAACAAGGCCATGGCTGGTCACCTTGAGGCACTTGGATATGCTCCTGAGATGCAGTTCCAGTTCTGA
- the LOC140173709 gene encoding protein MAIN-LIKE 1-like — MRRQQGMRLDDRYVPYFQMTGLYHLTRLNDRWFRLDEALVSAFVKRWRPETHTQVQKYAVNCSWFQETFGECPEGADDETVRRYARAYIMMLLGTQLFVDKSGNRIHIRWLPYVARMEEMGTYSWGSVALAWLYRCMCRVANIHVVKLAGPLQLLQSWIFWQFPRFRPAGYETFSWPLASRWSGYNPSGSEKGPRVQMWRLRIDRLQDREFIWMPYNSPDVLQVVHPEALEPRHMELWRSVTSLIYFAVIE, encoded by the exons atgcggcggcagcagggcatgcgactCGATGATAGATACGTTCCGTACTTTCAGATGACGGGTCTATACCATCTTACAAggctgaacgatagatggttccggTTAGACGAGGCCCTTGTCAGTGCATTCGTCAAACGATGGCGTCCGGAAacgcacac ccaggttcagaagtacgcagTGAACTGCAGCTGGTTCCAAGAGACATTTGGTGAGTGCCCCGAGGGAGCCGATGACGAGACCGTGCGCCGATATGcccgtgcgtacatcatgatgttgcTTGGCACGCAGCTGTTTGTGGATAAGTCTGGCAACcgcattcacatcagatggctgCCCTACGTAGCTAGGATGGAGGAGATGGGAACCTACAGCTGGGGTTCTGTAGCACtggcatggttgtaccggtgcatgtgccgagtggcaAACATACATGTTGTCAAGTTAGCGGGCCCGCTTCAGCTACTTCAGTCTTGGATCTTCTGGCAATTTCCTCGGTTTAGGCCTGCAGGGTATGAGACGTTCAGCTGGCCATTGGCCTCGAG GTGGTCAGGATACAACCCTTCCGGTAGCGAGAAGGGTCCTAGAGTGCAGATGTGGAGGCTGAGGATAGACCGGTTACAGGACAGGGAG TTTATCTGGATGCCTTACAACAGTCCCGACGTACTTCAGGTTGTGCATCCAGAGGCTTTGGAGCCTCGGCATATGGAGTTGTGGCGGTCTGTGACGTCGCTGATCTACTTTGCTGTCATAGAGTGA